GATCGGCACATATACTAAGCCTTCGGGTTGTAAAAAGGGAATATTGGGTGAATCGGCCACGGCGTGACGCATATAGTCAATCCAAATGGGCAATGCCGCGCGACCGGCGGTTTCACGACGGCCTAAGCCGGAGGGTTGATCGTTACCGACCCAGACACTGGTGACAACGTCCGGGTTATAGCCCACAAACCAGGCATCAAATTGTTGGTTGGTAGTACCGGTTTTGCCGGCTAGGTCCTTACGATTAAGGGCGGCGGCTTGGCGGCCGGTGCCCTGGGCAATGACATCTTGCAGAATCGAAGTAATCATAAAGGCGTTTTGCTTGCTAATCGCGCGCGGGGCAATGCCGGGATCACGTTCATCACATTGTAGACCACAGGCTTGCAAAGGGTTAGCTTGGTAAATGACCTGACCATTAAAATCGCGTACTTCACGCACAAAATAGGGCTCGATAAGCGAGCCACCATTGGCAAATACCGCATAGGCACGGGCGGCTTCGAGTGGCGTAAATTGAGCGGAACCCAATGCCAGTGACAAATTGCGGTGACGGTTGAGTTCCGCCAAATCAAAACCAAATCGCTGTGAGTGGTTAATAATCGGTGCAACACCGACTTCTTGTAACAGTCGAATAGGTACCAAATTACGTGAGTGGATTAAGGCTTCACGAACGCGAGTGGGGCCATAGAACCGACCGGTATAGTTTTCTGGGCGCCATATATCTTCTAGCGCGGCATCGTGAAACACCACCGGCGCGTCATTAATCACGGTGGCAGCGGTAATACCCAGCTCAAACGCCCCGGAATAAAGGAAGGGTTTATAGGCCGAACCCAGCTGACGTTTGGCTTGTGTGACGCGGTTAAAGCGACTTTTGAAGAAATCAAAACCACCGACCAGCGCGATAATTTCGCCATTACGCGGGTTGATTGACACCAGTGCGGCCTCGGCACGCGGGTTTTGCGCTAACAGCCATTGATTGTCTGAGCTTTGAGTTAGATAGACCAAGTCACCCGCTTGAAAAATTTGATCCAGCTGAGTAGGGGCGGGGCCCAGTCGGTCCAAGCCGCGATCCGCTCGAGCCCAGTTAGCTTGGTTAAACGTAAGTGCAATCACATCGCCATTACGTAGTTGCAGTTTTGCTTCGCTGTCATTGACCGCCATGACTAAGCCAAGGCGTAAGCCTCCGGGCTGAGGGTATTCGCGCATCAGGGCCTGGATAGCGTCCGCGTCATCGAGCAGGCTAGGGTCGAGCTGAGCGACATGACCTCGATAACCATGGCGTCGATCGTATTCTAGCAAGCCGGAACGTAACGCCGCATTGGCGTGATCTTGATGGTTACTGCGAATTGTGGTTCGAATGGTCAGGCCTTGTTCAAGAGCGGTTTCACCAAAGCGTTCTAAAGCAAATTGACGTGCCATTTCAGCAATATAACCGGCTTCGGTTTCAATGCGTACACCGGTTAAGGTCACTTCAATAGGTTGTGCAAGGGCGGTAGTAAATTGGTCTTGAGTAATATAGCCAAGTTCGTGCATACGGCGCAGAACATAGTTACGGCGAAGGGTAGCACGGGCCGGATTCGCAATTGGGTTAAATGCCGAAGGGGCTTTAGGCAGGCCTGCTATCATCGCAAACTCATGAATATCAAGCTCATGGATTGGTTTGCCATAATAAGTTTGTGCCGCAGCGGCTACGCCATAGGAGCGATGACCCAAGAAAATTTGGTTGAGATACAAGGCCATAATTTCTTGTTTAGTGAGGGTTTGTTCAATTTTGAGCGAAAGGATAATTTCATGAAACTTACGTTCAAAGGAGCGGTCACGGGTTAAGAAGAAATTACGAGCCACTTGCATGGTAATGGTTGAGCCGCCGGATTGAATGCTTCCGGTTGATATTAGTTCGTAGGTTGCACGTGCAATGCCTTTGAAATCGATGCCAAAATGTTGATAAAAACGGTCATCCTCAGCAGAAATAATCGCTTGAATCATACGAATAGGAATTTCGGGGTATTCCAGCGGAATGCGGCGCTTTTCGCCAATTTCAGTGATGACTTTGCCATCGCTGGTTTCAATGCGTAACGGAACCTGATAGCTGACATTTTTTAAACTATTCGGGTCAGGCAGTTTTTGGTAGAGATAGCCTGCATAGGTAGCTACCAGTAGCGTTAGTAACAAGCCGGCATAGATTGGCCATAAAAATAAACGCCTTAGCCAGCGCCTTTTCGGCAGAGGGGTAGGAGCGGGGCGTTTTGCAATCGGTCTTGACATAACAGTCTGAGCGCTATCTTATAAAAAAAATTAATACGGTCGTATATTATAACCGGATACTAGATAACAAAAAACGGGAAGTCTTAAGAAAAGACTCCCCGTTTTACTTTCAGGTACAGCAAAAAATACGATTAAGATTAAGAGCGCTTTTTGTACCGACCGGTTTTGATATCGCTATACATCATAAATAGGTTGCCGCCGATGATAAAAGCTGCCGCAGCAAGAACACCAAATACACCGATGCCAATTAGCAAAGATTGTGGCAAAATGTTGAAATAAATGCCCATAAAGATAGCGAATGGCATTACAAACATGACGACAAATCCGATTAGGAAATTAATGATATTTTTAGTTGTAGAGTCTTTCATTGTTGCCTCGAAATTTTAGTATGTAAGTCGGTCTCAAAGTGTTTTCGAACACTAATGTATAAATTTTGATGCAATATACCGCCATTTTTAATAACTTACAAATAAAAGCATTTTATCGCTAATTCGAAAAATCGACCGGTTTGTCCTGTAGGACCATTGATTTCGTTTATAATAGCGCCATTTTAATTAATGCAAAATTGACCTTGCTAAAGGATTGGCATGCGACCCAGTGGACGAGCCGCTCATGTTATGCGTAACATTTCATTTACCCCTGATTTTACCTGTCATGCTGAAGGTTCAGTGTTAGTAGCCTGTGGTAATACTCAGGTGCTGTGTAATGTCAGTGTGGAAAATTCAGTGCCGCCTTTTTTGAAAGGTCAGGGCCAGGGTTGGATTACCGCGGAATACGGGATGTTGCCGCGTTCAACTCATACCAGAATGCGCCGAGAAGTGACCGCGGGTAAGGCGTCAGGGCGTACCCAAGAGATTCAACGCTTGATTGGACGAAGTTTGCGCGCGAGCGTGGATTTAACCGCTTTAGGCGAGCGCACGCTCACGATTGATTGCGATGTGTTGCAGGCCGATGGTGGCACGCGTACGGCGGCGATTAGTGGTGCTTATGTGGCACTGGTTATGGCACTGGCCCGTTTACAAGCGCGTGGCGAGTTGGTAACTAACCCAATTCGTCATGCCATTGCGGCAATTTCGGTCGGTGTTGTGCAAGGCGAAGCCGTGGTGGATTTAGATTATGCTGAAGATTCGCAAGCCGATACGGATATGAATTTAGTGATGACGGCAAGTGGTGAATGCATTGAAGTACAAGGTACCGCCGAACAACAACCTTTTAATCTGCCGCAACTTAATGCGATGTTAACACTAGGCCAGCAGGCGATTGAGCAGATTGCTACGGCCCAACAAACCGCGCTTGCCCAATGGCGTCAACAGGCAGGCCTATGATGAGCACCTTGGTTTTAGCCTCCAATAATGCCGGTAAAATTGCCGAACTGACCGCTTTATTACCTGGGCGAGATGTGCGCCCGCAAGGGGACTATTTTAGTGAAGAGGCGGTGGAAACCGGCCATAGCTTCATTGAAAATGCACTTATCAAAGCACGTTATGCCGCAAGCCGTACCGGTTTACCCGCGATTGCCGATGATTCGGGTTTAGAAGTCACAGCATTGAACGGCGAACCGGGGATTTTCTCGGCGCGTTATGCGGGTCGGGGCGCAAATGATACCCAAAATCTCTATAAGCTACTTGAGATGATGCATGATGTACCCGATGGCGAGCGCCAAGCGAGTTATTTTTGTGCGATGGTCGTGGTACGTCATGCGCAAGACCCGACGCCTTTGATTGGTCTAGGTCGCTGGCACGGTGAAATTTTACGCCGGCCAGAAGGCACGGGTGGCTTTGGTTATGATCCGGTGTTCTATTTGCCGAAATGGCAGTGTACCGCGGCGCAATTGTCAGCCGAGGTCAAAAACCAGCATAGTCATCGCGCCCAAGCGTTAAAAGCCCTCGTTACTCAGCTTTCGGTTGAATAACGGAGCGTATGTCGTCATGGATAGCGTGGCAGACTACCCAATCGCTGCTTCAGGTGCATGGGTTTTTAGCCCACATATCCCGTTAAGTCTGTATATTCATTATCCCTGGTGTGTGCAAAAGTGTCCCTATTGCGATTTTAATTCCCACCAAGCGAAAACAGACTTGGTCGCACAAGAGCGGCTTTATTTAGACGCGGTGATTGCCCAGTTAACCGCCAGCTTGCCACTGATATGGGGACGCCCCATCCAGTCGATTTTTTTTGGTGGCGGTACACCGAGTTTAATGTCGGCGCAAGGCTTTACGCACTTAATGGCTCAGATTCGCCAACTTTTGCCACTGACCGCTGGTTGTGAAATCACCCTTGAGGCTAATCCGGGTACGGTTGATCAAGCGAAGTTTGCAGCGTTTTTTGCGGCGGGTGTTAATCGTTTATCCATCGGCATTCAAAGTTTTAACCCAGAGCACCTGGTGGCGCTGGGTCGTATTCACGACGAGCAGCAGGCCTGGTCGGCGATTGAGACAGCGAAGTCGGTCGGTTTTGAGCGGATTAATCTCGATTTAATGTATGGCTTGCCTCATCAAACCCTCGCCCAAGCCCTCGATGATTTGGATCAGGCCTTAGCGGCTGACACGGGGCATATTTCACACTATCAATTAACCTTAGAACCCAACACTCCCTTTTATCGCCAACCACCGCCTTTGCCGGACGAGGATTATTGCTGGGACATGCAAGAAGCCTGTCAAGCCAAGTTGGCTGGTGCCGGTTATCAGCATTATGAAGTATCGGCCTATGCCAAGCCGCAACAGGCCTGCCAACATAACCTGAATTATTGGCAATATGGTGACTATTTGGGTTTGGGGGCGGGAGCGCATGGAAAGCTCACCTTTGTGAATGAGCAAACCATTTGGCGTTCGCAGATGCCAAGTTCGCCAGGGAGTTTTATTCGCGATGTCGAACAAGCACAGCAAGCAGGCCTGGCGATGCAAGACCCAAAGCAACTGGGACGCTGGTGGCAAGTTGAACCGGAAGAACGCCTGTTTGAATTTATGCTAAATGGGTTAAGATTACAGCAAGGGTTTGATCTGTCATTGATCAGCGAGCGTACTGGTTTAGTGGCGGATCATTGGGAGGCGCAACTCAACCAGTTGGCGCAAGAGGGGTGGTTAACTCTATCACCGGCAGACGTAGCTATTACAGCTCGCAGGTTAAATCTCACCGAACAAGGCAACCGTTATTTGAACAGTTTATTGGCCCAATGGGTTTAGATGGGTTTCACTAAGGCAAGGAGTAGGCTATGTCCGTAGCAGACGCAACATCTTCATCATCTGAGTCGCCGACACCGAAAGCAAGGCCATCGCGTCACCCAGTTGTCCGATGGTTAAAAGCCATTGCGATAATGGTCGCGACCTTGATAGTGTTTGTAGTGGCCGCGTTTTATATTGCCTTGCATTTGATTGACTTTAATAAGTATCAGCCGTTAATCGCTAATGAATTACAGCAAAAATTCGGCATTGAGGCGGAGTTTAACGGTGACATACGTGCACAAAAATGGCCATTTGCGATGCAGGCCGAACAGCTGACTTTGCAGGGTGAGTGGCAAGATTATTGGTGGCAAGCGGATATTGAATCGGTGACCATCAAATTGTCACTGGGTGATTTGGTGCGTCAGCAACAAGCCAATCCTGTGGGTATTAATTGGCAGGTCAGTGGCTTACGTTGGGGTGTGCTCGGCCAAGAGCAATCCATCGCCGAAATAACGCAGTGGCAGGGTAGCGCCGGTATTAGCCAACAGCATAACCAGGCCTGGTTGGTCGAGATGCAATTTTATTTGGCGAGCAAGCTACAGCAGATGCAGATTAATCCTTTGGTGTATGACCTTGATGCTCAGACGCTAAGTTGGCGAGAACTTATTTGGCAACAAGACCATCAAGCGGAAAACGTTATGACGGCGCAAGCTGCGTTTAGCTGGCAGTCAGAGTTTCATTGGGACCTCAGCGCACAACTGATTAACTTTAATCCGCGTGAATTGACTGAGGTGTTCGGCGCTCATTGGCCAAATTTTGTGGCCGCTGATGCGTTTACGCAGGTAAGTGGTGAGGTTGCCACGCAGGGCTCGGCTCAGGACTGGTCACTAGCCATGAGCCCGTTAACACTCGATCAAACCCAGATAAGGGGTCAGATTGCGTTTAAAGATCAAATTCATCTCCAGGTTGGTTTGGATATCGACCAATTGAGTATGGATTTTTATCGAGCCCATTCGACCTTGCGCGAGGGCGAAACCTATTTACCTATTGCGGTGCCGGTAACGACCTTGCGACAAACTCCGCTTCAAGGCGAGCTTAATTTAGCGCAACTCACTCTTTGGGGTGCCGATTACCATGCAATTTATGCCAGCTTGCAAGGCGAGGCTGGTGTCGTAAATCTAAACCCATTACGCTTGGATTTATATCAAGGCTACTGGGCGGGTGATATGCAAATTGATGTAACGGGCGAAACGCCCGCATTTGCACTCAAATGGCGCTGGCAAGATGTGGCACTGGGTGATTGGTTAAGCGCGATGGTCGATTATAAAGACTTATCCGGCAAGCTAGGGGGCGAGGGGCGCTTGCAGACGGCCGGCTCTAATGAGCAGGCGCTTAAATATAATGCGCAAGGCGAGTTTGAATTACAGTTGTTTGACGGCACCTATCGCGGTTTGGATTTAAATCGCTTGCTGATGGCACAAATTCCGCAAGCTGGCGATACCACGGTATTTGAGCAGCTCACGGTGAGCGGTCGAATAGTCGATGGTGTTATGACGGTACGGCCGGTTAAGCTGGCCTCAACCAATTTTGACATCAGCGGTCGTGCACAAGTTCATTTACCAACAAGCCTAATGCGGGGACAACTGGTTTTGGATTATAGGAAACCTCCAACTCCGCTTGGCTTTTTAGAAGGCGCCAAACTACCGGTTGAGGTTGATGGACCATTGCTGGCCCCGCGTTGGTTTATTGATAGTCGCGAGGTGTTGCGGCACAATAATCTGCTCGACCTCTTTACGGGACAGTAACGGCCGGTATTTTATAACAGACCGTTCGTTGCGAGCGGCGGATTAGCGACTTGGCCAACGCCCGCGTTTGGCGGGTGCTTTGGTGGCCGAAGCCGAGTCACTGCCTTTGTTGCCTTGACTACCAGAACGTCCACCTCGACCGCCAGGTTTGCCGGCACCCGTGCGACCATTAGCAGGCCTGCTGCTGGCGGCAGGTTTGGATCGTCTTGGTTTGCGATCCAAAGAGGTTTCAGGCACAGAGTGATTCGGTTCAAAACCATCCTCAAACCGACGTGGTAACAGCTTGCCCGTTAAGTGTTCAATCGCGGCTAATAATTCGACTTCATCAGCACTCACCAACGACAAGGCCTCACCTTTTGAGCCGGCACGACCGGTACGACCGATACGGTGCACATAGTCTTCAGCCACATTTGGCAAATCAATATTAATCACATGGGGTAATAGGTCGATATCAATGCCACGTGCGGCAATATCGGTGGCGACCAGTACGCGAATTTTATTGGCTTTAAAGTCGGCTAATGCTTTGGTACGAGCGCCCTGGCTTTTATTACCGTGTAAGGCAGCGGCTGGAATGCCCGCACTGATCAGTTTTTCACAAATACGATTGGCGCCGTGTTTGGTTTTTGAGAAGGCTAGGACCTGTTGCCAGTTTTGCGAGGCGACTAAATGAATCAGTAACTCGGTTTTTCTGGCTTTATCCACTGGAATCACGGTTTGTAACACTAACTCCGTGGTGGTGTTAGGCGGGGTAACTGAAACTTGTTTCGGTGCGTTTAAAAACTGTTGGGCTAATTGCTTAATTGAGTCAGAAAAGGTCGCCGAAAACATCAGGGTTTGACGTTTTTTGGGCAATAGCTTGGCGATACGTTTTAAATCGTGGATAAAGCCCATGTCGAGCATCCGATCGGCTTCATCTAGTACCAACACTTCAAGCTGATCAAATTTAACCGCATTTTGCTGATGCAAGTCTAATAAACGCCCCGGCGTCGCGACCAATACATCCAGTCCACGACGTAACTTCATCATTTGTGGATTAATACTTACGCCACCAAAGACCACGCCAGCGCGCAAAGGTAAATGCTGGCCATAGTTGACCACGCTTTCATGGACCTGGGCCGCCAGTTCACGAGTAGGCGTTAAAATGAGGGCGCGCACTTGATTGGGCTTGGCGGCATCACCGCTTTGTAAGCGATGGAGCAGCGGCAGAGTAAAGCCAGCGGTTTTACCGGTACCGGTTTGGGCGGCGGCCATGAGGTCCTCGCCAGCCAACACTAACGGAATGGCGGCTTGTTGAATCGCGGTGGGTTGGGTGTAACCTTCATCCGCAATAGCTTGTACTAAGGCTGGATGCAAAGCGAGTTGATCAAATGTCATACTTAAGACCTATAATTGAAGCGATCTGAAGTGCATGCAAACCAAACCGCGATGAAAAGAGTGCCAAGGATACCCGATTTTGACCTAAAAAGCGTAAGATAAATGCACAGTGCGGTGTTTGAAGTCTTCAATAGACTTTCAGCTTGCCTGGCAGTTGCTGAAAATCACATAATTATTTTGGGAGATACTCGGATGAAAGCGATTAAAACAGGTTTATTGGCCTTGAGCTTGGGTGTAACAACCAGCTTATCTGCTCAGGCGTTTACGGTAGAGTTGGGCGATCCGACTTGGGATGGACAAAAAATTCCGGCAGGTATGCAGTGTCAAAAATTTGGTGGCGAAGGTCCACGCTCACCAGCTTTAATGCTCAGTGATATTCCTGCCGACACGAACTTGATTATGTTCGAGTACAGTGATCGTAGCTTTGAACCAATGGATAACGGTGGCCATGGTCGTTTTGGTTATGCGTTAAACGAGCCGGGTGATAATATTTGGGTCGAGCATGTACCGGGTCACAGCTTTGAGTTACCGAAAGGCTTCTTCTTAATTGAGCCGCATCGTAATCCAAGCTGGGATATTGCCGGTGCCTATATGCCGCCTTGTTCAGGCGGACGCAATAACGAGTATTATGTGACAGTGACCGCGGTTAAGTTTGATGGGGTGAGCATGGAAAAACTCGCTACGAAGGTATTAGAGTTAGGTCGTTATTAAGTTGTAACGCGTTTATTAACCACCCTAGCTTAGCGGTAATCAGCTACCAGTTTTAGCTATTAGCTGGGGTCGGTTTAAAACGTAATATGTCATTACTGCCCTCAAGCAACAACAGCTCCAATCCTTTTTCTGGAAAATACCAATAGGCAATACCATCCTCATCGGTGCGAATCGCCGCTGGCTCGCCAAAGCGTTTTTCAATCGCTTCGGCGGTTAGACGACGGCGCGGTACCATGTTGATTTCACCAATTGGATAATTAAA
This Thiomicrospira cyclica ALM1 DNA region includes the following protein-coding sequences:
- the rdgB gene encoding RdgB/HAM1 family non-canonical purine NTP pyrophosphatase, encoding MMSTLVLASNNAGKIAELTALLPGRDVRPQGDYFSEEAVETGHSFIENALIKARYAASRTGLPAIADDSGLEVTALNGEPGIFSARYAGRGANDTQNLYKLLEMMHDVPDGERQASYFCAMVVVRHAQDPTPLIGLGRWHGEILRRPEGTGGFGYDPVFYLPKWQCTAAQLSAEVKNQHSHRAQALKALVTQLSVE
- a CDS encoding AsmA family protein; the protein is MSVADATSSSSESPTPKARPSRHPVVRWLKAIAIMVATLIVFVVAAFYIALHLIDFNKYQPLIANELQQKFGIEAEFNGDIRAQKWPFAMQAEQLTLQGEWQDYWWQADIESVTIKLSLGDLVRQQQANPVGINWQVSGLRWGVLGQEQSIAEITQWQGSAGISQQHNQAWLVEMQFYLASKLQQMQINPLVYDLDAQTLSWRELIWQQDHQAENVMTAQAAFSWQSEFHWDLSAQLINFNPRELTEVFGAHWPNFVAADAFTQVSGEVATQGSAQDWSLAMSPLTLDQTQIRGQIAFKDQIHLQVGLDIDQLSMDFYRAHSTLREGETYLPIAVPVTTLRQTPLQGELNLAQLTLWGADYHAIYASLQGEAGVVNLNPLRLDLYQGYWAGDMQIDVTGETPAFALKWRWQDVALGDWLSAMVDYKDLSGKLGGEGRLQTAGSNEQALKYNAQGEFELQLFDGTYRGLDLNRLLMAQIPQAGDTTVFEQLTVSGRIVDGVMTVRPVKLASTNFDISGRAQVHLPTSLMRGQLVLDYRKPPTPLGFLEGAKLPVEVDGPLLAPRWFIDSREVLRHNNLLDLFTGQ
- the hemW gene encoding radical SAM family heme chaperone HemW, encoding MDSVADYPIAASGAWVFSPHIPLSLYIHYPWCVQKCPYCDFNSHQAKTDLVAQERLYLDAVIAQLTASLPLIWGRPIQSIFFGGGTPSLMSAQGFTHLMAQIRQLLPLTAGCEITLEANPGTVDQAKFAAFFAAGVNRLSIGIQSFNPEHLVALGRIHDEQQAWSAIETAKSVGFERINLDLMYGLPHQTLAQALDDLDQALAADTGHISHYQLTLEPNTPFYRQPPPLPDEDYCWDMQEACQAKLAGAGYQHYEVSAYAKPQQACQHNLNYWQYGDYLGLGAGAHGKLTFVNEQTIWRSQMPSSPGSFIRDVEQAQQAGLAMQDPKQLGRWWQVEPEERLFEFMLNGLRLQQGFDLSLISERTGLVADHWEAQLNQLAQEGWLTLSPADVAITARRLNLTEQGNRYLNSLLAQWV
- a CDS encoding DEAD/DEAH box helicase produces the protein MTFDQLALHPALVQAIADEGYTQPTAIQQAAIPLVLAGEDLMAAAQTGTGKTAGFTLPLLHRLQSGDAAKPNQVRALILTPTRELAAQVHESVVNYGQHLPLRAGVVFGGVSINPQMMKLRRGLDVLVATPGRLLDLHQQNAVKFDQLEVLVLDEADRMLDMGFIHDLKRIAKLLPKKRQTLMFSATFSDSIKQLAQQFLNAPKQVSVTPPNTTTELVLQTVIPVDKARKTELLIHLVASQNWQQVLAFSKTKHGANRICEKLISAGIPAAALHGNKSQGARTKALADFKANKIRVLVATDIAARGIDIDLLPHVINIDLPNVAEDYVHRIGRTGRAGSKGEALSLVSADEVELLAAIEHLTGKLLPRRFEDGFEPNHSVPETSLDRKPRRSKPAASSRPANGRTGAGKPGGRGGRSGSQGNKGSDSASATKAPAKRGRWPSR
- a CDS encoding penicillin-binding protein 1A; its protein translation is MSRPIAKRPAPTPLPKRRWLRRLFLWPIYAGLLLTLLVATYAGYLYQKLPDPNSLKNVSYQVPLRIETSDGKVITEIGEKRRIPLEYPEIPIRMIQAIISAEDDRFYQHFGIDFKGIARATYELISTGSIQSGGSTITMQVARNFFLTRDRSFERKFHEIILSLKIEQTLTKQEIMALYLNQIFLGHRSYGVAAAAQTYYGKPIHELDIHEFAMIAGLPKAPSAFNPIANPARATLRRNYVLRRMHELGYITQDQFTTALAQPIEVTLTGVRIETEAGYIAEMARQFALERFGETALEQGLTIRTTIRSNHQDHANAALRSGLLEYDRRHGYRGHVAQLDPSLLDDADAIQALMREYPQPGGLRLGLVMAVNDSEAKLQLRNGDVIALTFNQANWARADRGLDRLGPAPTQLDQIFQAGDLVYLTQSSDNQWLLAQNPRAEAALVSINPRNGEIIALVGGFDFFKSRFNRVTQAKRQLGSAYKPFLYSGAFELGITAATVINDAPVVFHDAALEDIWRPENYTGRFYGPTRVREALIHSRNLVPIRLLQEVGVAPIINHSQRFGFDLAELNRHRNLSLALGSAQFTPLEAARAYAVFANGGSLIEPYFVREVRDFNGQVIYQANPLQACGLQCDERDPGIAPRAISKQNAFMITSILQDVIAQGTGRQAAALNRKDLAGKTGTTNQQFDAWFVGYNPDVVTSVWVGNDQPSGLGRRETAGRAALPIWIDYMRHAVADSPNIPFLQPEGLVYVPIDRSTGQTVPADTPGAYFELFYPDQAPEIPVIRPNNLRDLTRELFQ
- the rph gene encoding ribonuclease PH, which produces MRPSGRAAHVMRNISFTPDFTCHAEGSVLVACGNTQVLCNVSVENSVPPFLKGQGQGWITAEYGMLPRSTHTRMRREVTAGKASGRTQEIQRLIGRSLRASVDLTALGERTLTIDCDVLQADGGTRTAAISGAYVALVMALARLQARGELVTNPIRHAIAAISVGVVQGEAVVDLDYAEDSQADTDMNLVMTASGECIEVQGTAEQQPFNLPQLNAMLTLGQQAIEQIATAQQTALAQWRQQAGL